One window of the Cryptomeria japonica chromosome 7, Sugi_1.0, whole genome shotgun sequence genome contains the following:
- the LOC131040247 gene encoding uncharacterized protein LOC131040247 isoform X1, with translation MEPKVGEKYRLGRKIGSGSFGEIYLGTSILTNEEVGIKLESVKTKHPQLLYESKVYRMLQGGGVEGGVPNLRWFGVEGDYNVMVLDLLGPSLEDLFNYCNRKLSLKTVLMLADQLIKRIEYVHSKNFLHRDIKPDNFLMGLGRKANQVYMIDFGLAKKYREPTTHKHIPYRENKNLTGTARYASINTHLGIEQGRRDDLESLGYMLMYFLRGSLPWQGLKAGTKKQKYEKISEKKMSTPIETLCKSYPKEFASYFHYCRSLRFDDKPDYAYLKVLFRELFIREGFQFDYVFDWTILKYQQTQSAADPRPHPALVAGKFGTGAGTPDRVSAGHDGRERRSGSGEGTHRRSNVVNNFLQSGSADHNKYKSTGLDDPSTSKEVGPEADRARSSFTRAGSLSRRAVISSKPTAAAEISEQSRSLSRFVPRSLRSSSAQRSSMATTSDSRKVLGTRNPSRKSTHEDSLRSFKFLSIDSGQRQ, from the exons ATGGAACCAAAGGTAGGGGAGAAATATAGACTTGGGCGCAAAATTGGCAGCGGTTCATTTGGGGAAATATATCTTG GAACCAGCATTCTGACAAATGAGGAAGTTGGCATTAAACTG GAAAGTGTGAAGACTAAGCATCCTCAGCTATTGTATGAGTCCAAAGTGTATAGAATGCTGCAAGGTGGAGGAGTAGAAG GTGGAGTACCAAATTTAAGATGGTTTGGTGTTGAAGGTGATTACAATGTTATGGTACTTGATCTACTTGGGCCAAGCCTTGAAGACTTATTCAATTATTGTAATAGAAAGCTCTCCTTGAAGACTGTATTAATGCTTGCTGATCAGCTT ATTAAAAGGATCGAATATGTGCACAGCAAAAATTTCCTTCACCGAGATATAAAGCCCGACAATTTTCTCATGGGTCTTGGACGGAAAGCAAATCAG GTTTACATGATTGACTTTGGACTTGCGAAAAAGTATCGTGAACCTACAACTCATAAGCACATCCCATACAG GGAAAACAAAAACCTCACTGGCACTGCAAGGTATGCCAGTATAAATACACATCTTGGGATTG AGCAAGGCAGGAGGGATGATCTAGAGTCGTTGGGATACATGCTGATGTACTTCTTAAGAGGGAG CCTTCCATGGCAGGGATTGAAGGCTGGGACTAAAAAGCAAAAGTATGAGAAAATAAGTGAGAAAAAGATGTCGACTCCGATTGAG ACATTGTGCAAATCTTACCCCAAGGAATTTGCATCATATTTCCATTATTGCCGGTCATTGCGATTTGATGACAAGCCAGATTATGCTTATCTGAAAGTTTTGTTTCGTGAACTCTTCATTCGTGAGG GTTTTCAGTTTGATTATGTATTTGACTGGACTATTTTGAAGTATCAACAAACCCAGAGTGCAGCAGATCCTCGTCCTCAT CCTGCGCTTGTAGCCGGAAAATTTGGCACAGGAGCTGGTACTCCAGACAGGGTTTCAG CTGGGCATGATGGTCGGGAGCGAAGGTCTGGAAGTGGTGAAGGGACTCATCGAAGGTCCAATGTAGTTAATAATTTTCTTCAAAGTGGGTCAGCAGATCATAATAAATACAAGAGTACAGGTCTAGATGACCCTTCAACATCGAAAGAAGTG GGCCCAGAAGCTGACCGTGCACGTTCTTCATTTACGCGAGCTGGAAGTTTATCTAGGAGGGCAGTTATTTCAAGCAAGCCAACTGCAGCTGCTGAAATTAGTGAACAGTCCCGTTCCCTAAGTAGATTTGTTCCTAGGAGTCTTCGTTCTTCAAGTGCACAACGCAGTTCTATGGCAACTACATCGGATTCAAGGAAGGTCCTTGGAACTCGGAATCCATCGAGGAAGAGCACGCATGAGGATTCACTCAGAAGTTTTAAGTTTCTCTCTATAGATTCAGGGCAGAGGCAGTGA
- the LOC131040247 gene encoding uncharacterized protein LOC131040247 isoform X2: MLQGGGVEGGVPNLRWFGVEGDYNVMVLDLLGPSLEDLFNYCNRKLSLKTVLMLADQLIKRIEYVHSKNFLHRDIKPDNFLMGLGRKANQVYMIDFGLAKKYREPTTHKHIPYRENKNLTGTARYASINTHLGIEQGRRDDLESLGYMLMYFLRGSLPWQGLKAGTKKQKYEKISEKKMSTPIETLCKSYPKEFASYFHYCRSLRFDDKPDYAYLKVLFRELFIREGFQFDYVFDWTILKYQQTQSAADPRPHPALVAGKFGTGAGTPDRVSAGHDGRERRSGSGEGTHRRSNVVNNFLQSGSADHNKYKSTGLDDPSTSKEVGPEADRARSSFTRAGSLSRRAVISSKPTAAAEISEQSRSLSRFVPRSLRSSSAQRSSMATTSDSRKVLGTRNPSRKSTHEDSLRSFKFLSIDSGQRQ, from the exons ATGCTGCAAGGTGGAGGAGTAGAAG GTGGAGTACCAAATTTAAGATGGTTTGGTGTTGAAGGTGATTACAATGTTATGGTACTTGATCTACTTGGGCCAAGCCTTGAAGACTTATTCAATTATTGTAATAGAAAGCTCTCCTTGAAGACTGTATTAATGCTTGCTGATCAGCTT ATTAAAAGGATCGAATATGTGCACAGCAAAAATTTCCTTCACCGAGATATAAAGCCCGACAATTTTCTCATGGGTCTTGGACGGAAAGCAAATCAG GTTTACATGATTGACTTTGGACTTGCGAAAAAGTATCGTGAACCTACAACTCATAAGCACATCCCATACAG GGAAAACAAAAACCTCACTGGCACTGCAAGGTATGCCAGTATAAATACACATCTTGGGATTG AGCAAGGCAGGAGGGATGATCTAGAGTCGTTGGGATACATGCTGATGTACTTCTTAAGAGGGAG CCTTCCATGGCAGGGATTGAAGGCTGGGACTAAAAAGCAAAAGTATGAGAAAATAAGTGAGAAAAAGATGTCGACTCCGATTGAG ACATTGTGCAAATCTTACCCCAAGGAATTTGCATCATATTTCCATTATTGCCGGTCATTGCGATTTGATGACAAGCCAGATTATGCTTATCTGAAAGTTTTGTTTCGTGAACTCTTCATTCGTGAGG GTTTTCAGTTTGATTATGTATTTGACTGGACTATTTTGAAGTATCAACAAACCCAGAGTGCAGCAGATCCTCGTCCTCAT CCTGCGCTTGTAGCCGGAAAATTTGGCACAGGAGCTGGTACTCCAGACAGGGTTTCAG CTGGGCATGATGGTCGGGAGCGAAGGTCTGGAAGTGGTGAAGGGACTCATCGAAGGTCCAATGTAGTTAATAATTTTCTTCAAAGTGGGTCAGCAGATCATAATAAATACAAGAGTACAGGTCTAGATGACCCTTCAACATCGAAAGAAGTG GGCCCAGAAGCTGACCGTGCACGTTCTTCATTTACGCGAGCTGGAAGTTTATCTAGGAGGGCAGTTATTTCAAGCAAGCCAACTGCAGCTGCTGAAATTAGTGAACAGTCCCGTTCCCTAAGTAGATTTGTTCCTAGGAGTCTTCGTTCTTCAAGTGCACAACGCAGTTCTATGGCAACTACATCGGATTCAAGGAAGGTCCTTGGAACTCGGAATCCATCGAGGAAGAGCACGCATGAGGATTCACTCAGAAGTTTTAAGTTTCTCTCTATAGATTCAGGGCAGAGGCAGTGA